Part of the Limihaloglobus sulfuriphilus genome is shown below.
GTTGAATAACAGTCTGAAAATCAGGGCTTGTAAGTAGGCGTATAAGGCGCGCCGTATATTGCCCTTGTTTTGGCCTTTGCCGCGTCATTCATGTACCAGAAACTATGAACCGGCATTCCCCTAGGTGTTACTTCCCAGAGATCGGAATATTCCGCAAATTCCACATGTCCGTCAAACAATGCGACATTTGTCCCATTGCCGTGAGAGAGCGGTTTGGCTTCATTATACGGTCTGTCCGGATGACCGGAGAGCAGTGACCTGTTTGAATTACGAATTCGCGTGCTGCTGCCGTCAGCAAAATGAAAGTCAAATTTATAATTTGCATAAGTAGGGCTATAGACATAACTTACCCATGTATCCAAAACAAACATAGCGGTTGCGCCGCGTATTGTTGATATTTTTAAGTTGTTTTTATCGGCGTCTTCAGGGTAAAAGAAAGGCGCTGATATCGTTGTATCTCCGCTGCCTCCTTTAGAGCCCAAACCAAAATGTACGCCAAACCAGGTATCATATTCACCTGTCCAGGTATTTACCTGGTCAGTCGGCCTTTTCCTCGCAGAAGGGCATCTTCTGACATCAGAAAGCCAGACAGAAGAATCATAAAAATTATCACCTATCGAGCCTGAATCGCTCAGGTATGGGGCAAGAAGATTGGCCCAGAACAAAGCCGTGTTTTTATTAGAGCGATACGGCCTGTCAGTAAAGCCTACAACCTCGTCATTATTGCTTGCAGCGTAGGCGTTTAAAGCCAGAGCCCATTGTTTCTGCTTGGAACCGCAGACAATCTTCTTGGCCTGTTCTCTGGCTTTGCTTAGAGCCGGCATCATTATAGCCATCAAAAGAGCAATAATTGAGATAACCACGAGAAGTTCAATCAAGGTAAACGCTTTAGTTTTCGATTTCATAATAATAATCTTTGAGTTTAAGGATTGAAAAATCAGGGCCTTCAAAGCCTTCTTCAAAGGCCCTGATTATATAACGATTTAGAATTCAACCGCTCCGATATCCGGATTGTCATCTCTGCTGTTTCCAGTGAAATCATCTGCCGGAGCAGCTGCCGCATCGCCGGCATCGATTGCCGGTGAACCGCTTGCCGGGGTTAAAATACCATTGGCTGGGTCTGCAAACAGAGTATCCGCAGCAGCATGGTAGATATTTGTTGCGCTCAGCGAAGCGTCTAAAGTATTGTCAAAAATGTTATTTTCGACATTTGAACCTGTTGCAATATCAAATGTACCGCTGCCTACTATAGGAGTTCTGTCAGCGTTGGCAAAGTCAATATTGTTGTAAAAATCTACAGTCTGATTGCCCGCAAGTACTGCGTAATAGCAGTCATTGTCGTACATGGTGTTATTTACAAAACTTGAGCCTTCATAACAGTAGTAGAACATCGCAGAACAGGTATTGCCTGTAAAGATTGAGTTTTCTACATATGCCAGGGATGAGGCAATAAGCCCCCTGCTGGTCGCGCCGGTGTTATTGTTCTCAAATAGAGTCCTCCTCACGGTAACTGTTCCGCCGGGATCGGCTCTCAGGACTCCGGCTTTAACCATTGTATTATTGGCGATGTAGCAATCGTTGATCTCGCCGACAAAATCCTCAATCAGCTCTATATCAGGAGCTGTGGTTCCCGGCTGAGTAATGCCTTCTATCACACAGCCGTTTAAAATAGCCGTTGCCGTGCTTCCGCCGAGAATAGCCTGGTATCCGCCTGTTATCATCAATCCGCTGATTGTGCAGGTGTATTGGGGTGTCGTACCGCCATGAGTCAAGAGTATCGCGGCGTTATCCAAAGGACCGTTGATTACAACATCTGCCGCTGAAAGTCCGGCTGCATGTGTTAGAGTCAGATCATGCGCGGGTATTATGATTGGACCGTCGTACTGGCCTTCATAAACAACAATGGTATCACCCGAAGAGCTTGAATCCAGGGCCCGCTGAATACTGTGATAGCCCTGTCCGGTATTCTGATTTTCACAGATTATCAGCAAATCCTCAGCGCCGTCGGCAAAGGGAACTGTTGAGTTTAGCCAGTTTGAAGCCATTATAGCAAAATCAGCCATACTCACATCGCAGTCCTGATTCAGATCTGCTGCATAGAACCCCCAGGCTCCGCATTCCGTATCGTTGACATAAAAAGCAAGTGCACCTGATACGCCCTGATAATTCAGATTCTCATCAGTAAAACCGGCGTTAAGGTATCCTGTATCTTCGGTGTCAACGGTGTGGTTGATGACGCTTAACTGGTCGTAGCCTTCAAGGCCGTCGTTTTCCACTGCCCAGACATTGACCGTTACAGGATCGTAGCTGGTACCTGTAAAATTCAAAGTCGCACTGTTTACATAGCCCTCACCTACATCGATCATTACATTGTCGTCTGTCTCGATTAGAATATCAACGGGTGAGTTTGGAGCTCGTGAGAGGCCGAGTGAGTAGCTTGTTGTCTCGCCTTCTGCAAGATTGGTTTCTCCTACAACGGCATCAATAGTTCCCGGCACAATTTCCTGCTCTACAATAGTAATCTCATCAAAAGTCATATCATTCAGGCCGTACTCGCCGGTTGTATATGCAGGGCAATAGCCGGTAAAACCTATATACATGACATCAATTGCAGAAGTAGTCATTGTTGCAGTTACAATCAGTTCATCATTCCAGTAAAGGCTGCCTTCATCTGCGACCCTGATCAGCTTGAGAGTGCCTGACGAATTGCTCGGGCCGATTGCATCCGATCTGGTCATATCGCCCGCAAAAACAGGCATGACTGTTGGATCCAAAGAATAACTGATGGTGTATTTACTCTCTTCAATACCCCTGCCCCAGATGCCAAGGCCGAATGCCTTCTGATCAGCGGGTGTAGGTATCTCGCTCAGAGTGGTAAATATGGCCTTTAGTCCGGCTATACCGCCGGTCAGATCGCCCCAGCTCATATCCATTTCAAGAATAAAATCACCTGTTACGGGAGTGTCAAAATTTTTCTCAAAACCAACATAACAATAGGCGTTTGCGTTAGAAGAAGTCAACTCAAGACCTCTCAAGCCGCCGCCTGTCACATCGTAAATAAGCGAGGTGCCGGCACTGCTGTTGGTAAAATCATCCCAGTAAGTCATCTCAAACTCTGACTGAGAAGCATAATCAAATGTCTCAACAAAATCCCCTGCGATAGATACACCCGCAAAGCACAATGCCATAATAAAGGTTAATAAAAATTTGTTTTTCATAATAATCTCCTTATTTTTTACGTTTAATTACTACCGCACCGAGTGCCAGCAACGCAAGCGAAGCCGGTTCGGGCACTACATTTACTAAATCCACTTTCATACTGGGATCATCGGCATCCCATACCCAGCTGAGATTTCTGCCCTGAAAAGTTATACGAACCTCATCGATAGCAGAAGCATCTGTCGCTGTGAGTACCGGAGCACCCTCAAGGCTTACAGTAATCAGATTGGCTGCATCGCGGTCGATATCCCAGCTTAGAGAACCGATATAGTCATCCATTGCGAAAGCGTCTCCGGCATAAGTAGCAGGGCTGTCGCCGGCAAGGTAAACCAGCGGATTACCCCAGTTGCTCGGATTACCGTCAGCTATACCGGCATAACCTCTTAGCGAGCCTCCCGCGTAAAGCCATAACTGGGCATAAGGCATATCTTCTGCATGACTTTGCCTGTAAGACTGTTCAAAATCTATATGAAATTCACCTGTCAAAGCATCAAAAGTCCGGCTCAAATATAAATTCGTCCATTTCAGCGTATTATCTACTGGAACCAGTGAATCCAGCGAAACTTCCGAGCCGCTCTCAACCAAAGTGTATGAATCAACATTAACACCGGATATCACCCAGTCGCTGCTTAGAGCACCATCATCAAAATCATCATAAACTACTGCTGCGTTTATTGTTGCCGCCACTAACACTATTAACATAATCGTTTTTTTCATTTAAATTCTCCTTAATAATTGTCTCACTAACTAATCTTACTTAAACTAACATCAACTTTTAAATTTTAATGGTTTTACCTCCTTTAATTAGAAATTGATTTGAGTTTTATATTCAATATTTCTCTCCAGCCAGCCGGTTTCTATGAGGCTTGCAGGAGTAGATTTACGCAATATGAGTTTGGTTGGAATTATCTCGCCCGGGACAGTCTTACTGCGGCTGTTTTTGATTTCCAGCATCTGTTTAATCGCCCGCTTTCCCATTTCAACCATGGGTATCTGCACCACACTAAGGGATGGTTCAACGTGAGCGGCTAATTCAAAACCGCTTGAGCCTACAACGCTCGTGCCGCCCTCAACTCCTATGGGAATCTGATGCTTCTTTAAGGCCGCCATAGCGCCTATAGCGAGATAGTCGCCTGAACAGTAAATCCCATCCGGTACATTCCCGCTTTTAATCACATCATTAACGGCCTCATAGCCGTTGAGGTCACCGGCTGAATCAAGAATCAAGATTTCAACTTCACTGTCACTGCCCGATAGCCTTAGCCCCTCGAGAAGTCCTTTGTACCTCAATTCTTTGGAAAATATGCCGGCAATCTGAGTTGTCACAAACAAAACCTTGCGGCACTTAATCTCCGCAAAAAGCATCCCAACCATTTTGCTTCCTTCAAGATAATTCGCGGAAACATAATTATCCATGGTGTTGGCGCATGGCCGGTTGATTGTTGTGAAGGGTATGCCGCATTCTCTAAAAAGGTTGCACATGGTGTAATTATCAGTAAACGGAAACGTTATAACGCCGTCAACCCTGTCTTTTATCTGCATCAGCTTACTTGAAAGGCTTGAAAGCTCAAGGGACTCATTCACCAAAAGCAAATCAACGCCATGCTCTGCGGCCTCTATCCTCATGCCGTGCACAATACGGGTTGTCCAGCTTTCGGTATGCTGTGTTAAATCTACTTCACTCTGGCCGTCCAGGACAGCTATAGTCCCGGTTCCCCCGCCAATCTGCTCATCTTCGGTCTCGTAAGGCAGCCTTTCCAAAAAAGTCCCCTTCCCAACATGACTGCTGAGCATACCGTCTTCTTTCATTATTGACAGAACCCTCTGTATGGTCTTATCGCTCACTGAGAACTGAGCAGCAAGCTCTGTAACAGATGGCAGCTTGTCACCTACAGAGTAGCCGCTGCTCAAAATTTCATCTCTAATTTTTTTGCCTACTGAATCAATCAGAGGCGTAGAATTTCTAATTTGTAAGGCCAAATCTAATATCTCCAAAATAAACACAAAAACATGTTAAACCATCCATAGTACACCGTCAAGAATAAAATACTATTTTTTCTACTATTTTCAATTTAATTATTGAATTGAGCTGAAAAACGGCTAAAATCCTTCTAAAACAGTGTCAGACTAAAGAAATTACGTACTATATTTACTATAATCTTTCTTTTGACATTTGAAAATTGTAAAATTAAATTTTTTTTAATTCAAAGATTATGAGGTAATCTATGCAAATCACCTGCCAAAAAACTATTCTTGCCGTTCTTTTAGCCTTCTCATCTGCAGGCCTTTTTGCCGCAAATGTGACAACATTAAACGGCACAGACTTTAAGGGAGCTGACCATTTTCGTGATATAGTACAGGACCGCCAGAATGTCGGCAGTGTGTACCCTGTTGAAAGCAAAAGGAACACACTTACAGCTGAATTCGAATTAGAACCCTCTGCTGATAATTTTTTCGTATATATAAACGGCAGTTATTACAAAAACCCTCAGAAACACTCAGTAAACTTCTGCATCAACGAAACATCATTTTACAAAGGCAATACAAAGTTTTCAAACGGTAAATGGAGCTGGGAAACTTTTACCGTTTCATCTGATGTACTAACCGAAAAAAACACAATTAAACTTGAAAACCTCGAAGAAAAAGGCCTTTACGGCGACACCGGCTGCTTCATGGTATGGCAATGCGTAATCTCAGAAAAACCGCTCGAACCCGAAAAACTCCAGCCTGACCCGCTTGAACAGTTCGGTTTTGACCTTGAAGCAGGGCAATATAATTTATTTACTCAAGGACCAAAACCCGGCTTCAAATTCAGGGGAATTAAAGGGTGGAACTTCTCTGTAGAGGACTACATGGATATAATACCGTTCATGGCAGAAAATAAAATGAATTTCCTAATGAACTGCTATCTTTCGGTATTCCCAAGAACAGAAAAAATGCTCACATTTGAAAACTGCCTCGTGCCGCACCACAACAACTGGTGGGAAGACATAAGTAATTCTGAAAAGGAAGGCTACGAAAAAATAGTGCAGCGATGCAGAGAGAATGACATCATATTCTGCTTTTCAATGAATCCGAATTACCATTCTACAAGGGCCTTTGATTATAAAAATGAGCAGGATTTCAACGATCTGCTCAAGCATTATCTCTGGGCGCAGTCTATCGGTGTCAGATGGTTCAATGTATCTTTTGATGATATAAAAACCGGAATTGATCCCAAGGGTCAGGCGCAGAGCGTCTCAAGGCTTCTGGGTATTCTGCGGGAGAGAGACAGCGAAGCCCAGATGATTTTCTGCCCAACCTATTATCGCGGCCCTTATAATGACAAGGAGAGGGAGTATCTTGAAGCACTCAAAGAACACCTGCCGGAAGATACATATATATTCTGGACAGGTGCCGGCAGAAACCAAAGGATTACCAAAGAAGAAGCCGCTGAGTATAAAGAAGCAATCGGAAGGCGTCTGATCCTGTGGGACAATTATCCGGTAAATAACGGATCAAACACAATGCATTTAGGACCTCTGATCGGCAGGGATCCCCAAATCGCCCAAATTGCTGATGGGTACATCTCAAACCCGATGTGGCCGCAGGTTTCATTAAATCAGCTCCCGCTGATAACCGCGGCGGATTTCGCTTATAACCCCTGGCAATACGACGCGAGAAAGTCAATAGCCGCCGCGATAAAAAAACTTACAAATTCAGAGAAACAGGCTCAGATTATCAGAGAGCTTGTGAACCTCTACCAGGGAAAGATTTATTACAACCGCGAATCAGGATTCAACTCTTTTGTATATAAATTTAATAAGATAACAGAGATAGAGCACTCCAGGACAATAGCTAAGGCTTTCATAAAACACAGTGAAACTGTACTTGAAGACGCGGCGGAAAACCTGCCTGACGATAAATTCAAATTTGCCAGACAAAGGCTTTCAAGTGACTTAAAAGCAATAAAGAGAACCTATGACAGAGTTTACGGCACAATTGAATAATTATACACTTCAGGACAATGATCCGATTAATCTACAATGATTAATGTAAACAGAAAGCAAAAAGTATGATTTTCAATATAAAAAATTGGACAGTCACAATAGTTTCAACATTATTATTTTGCAATAACTTTGCTGCCGCCGAAGAAAAATTATCATTCAGCAGGTACCATCAAGTTTATGGCCCCGTGTATTCTATTGGAATCAAAGACCTTAGTTTTGATAATAAATCTTCTAAAGCAGAAATACTGCTGTTTTGCACTGAGAAGTACAGATTTTTCTATCAGGGAAAAGAAATACAATTAAACAACGGCATACTTTCTATCCCTTTCGAAATAGCAGACAGTGAAACAATCATAAAACAGACAATAGACGTGTTTTGCGCAAAGCAGCAATTCTTCATTGAATTAGAATACTTCTCTCCGAAATATTTTCAGAAGGTAGGAAAAGATTATTATAAAGATGGTTATCTTATTTTGAACACGGATTTGCCCAGGTTGTCAACGCCGAAAACTTACCTTGACCTAAATTACAAAAACGAGCTTTTAGATTTATTGCAGCCCTACGATTCGAAAGCACCTTTAAATGAACATTTTCTGAACATAGTAAAAAAACAGATTGACATTCTTCATCAGGCTCCCAAACATAAGGGACCACCCATCGGGACTTTCAAAGACGGATATTTATTTTTAAAAGCTGCAATTGATAGCACCCACAGCTTCAGTTGCAGCGGTAACAGTTTAATGATTCGCGATTGTTTGCGTGCGGTTGGAATTCCTGCAAGAAATGTCGCAATGGTTTGTTCCAAAAAAGTCAGCAACAACAACCTTGTAATTCTTGAGTCCCAAGGGCATACGACAAACGAAGCATTTATTAATGGTAAATGGCAGTGGTTTGATGCGTATTTTAATTATCTTTACGCCAAAGACAAAAAAGGAGGGAATTTTCTAAATACGTGGGAACTAATTGACCACCTTGCAAACCCGCTCAAAAGAGATAGATTATTATTCGGGGTATATGATCCCGAAAAAAAGCTGTATTCGGAGTTAACTCTTGATGAATCCGTCAGCCTGAGAAGTACAATCAACAGGTACTTCACTACTGACAAAGATTTGATTTTCAGGTAACCCAAATTTCTCACTTAGTGTTCAAAAACAGGAAAAATATTTTCTTTTCACCGTTTGCTGCCTCCCAGAGGGTTTTTGATCCCGGATTTAGTCTTGGCACAGACCTGCCCTATTGAACCTAAATTCCTCAGTTAATTAGAGCCTGTGTACTTGTCAAACGTTCATGAGACCGCTGGAAAACTCCATGTTTAGCCTCTATTTCGATTTGGCTACACGCTCAACCTGTTCGAGATATTCCTGAATATTATCACGATATTTGATCTTTTGTGCTCTTCGCAGCAGCGGCAGGGCCTCGCTGTATTTGCCAAGTCGGACAAGCAGCTGTGCATGCCGAACCATTGCTTCTGCCTCGAAGCCCTCTATGCCCGCGGCCTGCTCATAATAGAAAATTGCCTTATCCGGATTCTCTTTTCGCGCGCTGTGTTGTCCAAGCAGAATAAGTGCTTCACCATCAAGAGGATCCAGCTCTACTATCTTTTCAAGTATTTCTGCCTCCCGGTCATCGCCAGAGCCCGAGGCAACCGCAAGCCTGGCACTGAGCTTGAGAACATCAATCTTTGTCTCCTGATCCATATTGTCAGCATAAGTTGTGTTCACAGCATCCAAGAGCCTTGCGGTATGATCAAACTGCGATCTGGCCGTAAGCGCTTTTGCCGCACGCAGAGCCCTCTCGAGCGACGAATCCGGATCGAGTTCCATCGCTTCGATATAGAGATCTGCTGCCAGGCCAAAAAGCCCCTCGTTGATGTAAATATCCCCAAGCAGATTAAGTGTATCTGCCGTAGAGCCGCCGAACTGTCTGACGATTTCAAAGGCCTGGGCAGCTTCCATAGGTTTAGCTAAACCTATATAAGCATTGGCTTTGAGAAGCCAGAGGTCTGTATTTTCAGGGTTCTCACGTATCAGAAGTCCACACAAAGCCGCTGCCTCTGAAAATCTCTCTTGTTTGAAGAAGCTGCGGGCAAGCCCCATCTTCCAGTCGAGAGTCAGCGGATCGAGCATAATCGCCATCCGATACGCCGATTCCGCCGAGATGCTGTTCTCAATCGACGAATAAGAAAACCCCAGAAGACCGTATGTCACCGCATCACCGCCGCCAAGCTCAATTACCCTTGTAAGCGAATCTACGGCCTCGGTATAATCGGCCTTTCTGACATGTATCAGCGCCAGGTTTCGCCATGCCCGCCGAAATTTATCATATTTGGATACCGCTTTTTCGTAGTACAGTGCCGCCTCATCGAGCTCTTCGGCCTGGAAATAAATGTTGGCAAGGGTAAAATCGAAGACCGCAGTTGCCGCTTCGTTATCCTCGAGCGCCTCTTTGAGAACTTTTTCGGCCTGCAAAACATTATCATCGGATATCAGCTGCATTATCTCCAGCAGCTCTTCACGTTCATCTGAGGTTACTGTGGGCTCGATATCTGTTTCGGCAATATAACTCTGGGTAAACCTGCGCCTGAACTCTTGATCGTTCCAGATATTAAGCTCCATCGGTTTTAGGCCTGAGAATCCTCGTAATTTCAGCGGGATATCGTCCCGGGCTGAAGCTGTTGCCGTAAAACAAGAAGATAAAACGACTAACAAACAGTAATATTTAACGTGAACACTTGAATAAATAAATTTCATACTTTAGTTTCCTTTGGGAAAAGTAAACGGGACACGCATTCGGAACCTGACGGGTTTTCCGTTGCGTTTGCCGGGTTCAAATTTCCATTTTTTAATAGCTTTTAGTGCCGCTTCTTCGAATATTGGATCAGAGGACTTCTGTATAACCGGGTTTTCAACCCTGCCCTGCTGATTAACAATAAATATTATATACACTGTTCCGGGGGCCCGCCGGCGAAGCTGCGGAGTAAGCACCGGACCGGGCTGATAGACAATCCGCGGCTTCTGGTCGAGATCGGCAACCGAAAAAAGCGCATCAATATCATTGCCGCTTTTGACGGCATTATCTATCTTCATCGTAAAATCACCCTGCATCCAGCCATCACCCAAGCCTGGATTGAGTGCAACTGTAAGCTGCTCAAGTGTCATTGGGGGCGCTTCCTCGGTGAGCTCTGGCGGTGTTTCCTCCGGTTCAGGCTCTTCTTCCGGTTCTTCCTCGGGCGGCGGGGGCGGAGCGTCAAGTTCTGCTGTATCTACCGTCTGGATAGTGAGATCCGCCACAGGAGGTTTTGAGATGGTCTGCATCAGCGGCAGCACAAGAAACAGCGCCAGAGTGAGCACGGCAGCGCCGCCGCAAGATACAATTCTTGTCAGCAAAGACTTGATAATGGCTATTGGTGTTTTCTTTGAATTGCGAAATGCCATTTAATCTAATCCTGAGATTTCCTTGTTGCCAGGCTTACCTTTGCGGCGCCTGCAAGTTTTGTTTCATCGATAAGTCTTACCAGCAATCCGGAATTTACTTCCTGGTCTGCCTGTATAATGACAGGCACTTCCTCCTTCTGGAGAATCCGCTTGACCAGCGGACGGACGCCGCTGAATCCTATCTCTCGCCCGCCGTAAACGACCTCGCCCTTTTTAGTCAGCGCCAGCAGTATGCTGGTTTTCTCCAACTGTACAGAGCTTGCCGCCTGGGGCTTATCTACCTCAACACCGGTTTCCTCGACAAATGTTGTCGTAACTATAAAGAAAATCAGCAGAATAAAAACACAGTCCATCAGCGGCGATATATCAATAGCGGCCTCATTGCCTTCCTCTGCCGCGATTTTACGAAAACGTCCCATATCTATATCCTCTTAAGCCGAAGCTTTCATGCGAAGCTTTTTATAAAGCTTCTGGTTACATACTGTTTCCACGTGTGCCAAAAATGCCTTGTAACGGTCATGCTTTCGTGTCAGGTGATACTGGAAAAACAGCCCTGCAAGTGCCACAACAAGGCCTGTCTCAGTGGTCACAAGTGCCTCTGAGATACCTTCAGCCACAAGGCCCATGGTCTTATCCCCGCCAGAGCCGGAAGCAAGGGCAGAGAAAGTAGAAAGCATACCAGTTACAGTACCGAGAAGCCCCAGAAGAGGCGCAATTCCGACGCAAATCTTCATCACCTTCAGGTCTCTCTCGAAGGGTGCGATTTCGGTTGCATGGAGCTCTTCGAAAAATTCTGCGGTATCCTTTATGGTTTCGCCGCCGGTGACAAAATCCAGCAACCGCCCGATATGGCCGCGGCGATGTTGGGGGTGGTTTATCCAGTGCCGCCATTTATTCTCACGCACCCTGGTAAAGCCCCTGCCGCTGAGCCGTATTGAAACGTTCAGGCCAAGTGTGAACATCACCAGAGATGTTGCTGCAATGGCTATCATTGCCCACCCTCCGGCCTGCCATATTTCTACCGCCTGCTGCAAAAGTGAAGATTGTTCGTATAAATTATTCATTTAGATGCACTTGTTTCGTTATGTTGATCAATTAAGCCGCCTCAGAATCATCGTCTTGAGAATCTTTAGCCTTATATGGAGTTTTGCTTATCTGGTTGACAAGCGACATAGCTGCCTGTTCCATCTGATTAACAATGCTCTTGGCCCGCCTGGAAAGAAAAGCGTGTATAAGCAGCGACGGGATTGCTACGATAAGTCCGAACTCGGTTGTTATAAGTGCCTCCGATATGCCGCCGGAGAGCGTCTTAACATCGCCGGAGCCGAAAACTGTTATCAGCTTGAATGTGTTAATAATACCCGTAACCGTACCCAGAAGCCCCAGAAGCGGTGCAGATGCCGCGCAGATAGCTATGAATGAAAGCCATCTCTCCAACTTGAGACGTGTTGAAAGTATCTGCTCATACATCACCTCTTCAACCAGCTCACGCGGCTCTTTCATATGCTCAACACCGGCTCGCAGCATTCTGCCCACAGGTCCTCTGATTTTAGCGGCTTTATCCATTGCGGATTTCTGGTCTGATTTTGTAACGGTATTCATCACCTCGCCAAGTTTTTTTCGAGAGGGTGTGCGAACCATGGACATGGCTATCCACTTATACACAGCAACCAGCAAGGCAGCCCCGGCCATGGCAAATATAGGGTACATGACCACACCGCCCTTCTTGACGTGTTCAATAAACGTCTCATGTGTATCTTCGATCTTGTGCGCATTGCCCAGAGTTGGGTCAAGCGGCAGAAAACCTCTGGATTCCTGCACAACCTGTGCCGCGGCGTGTGTATCATCGGGATTTCTGAATTCAATAATCGCCGCCTCAAGAGAACCAAGCCGCTGCTGCGCAGTTCCTGTATTTTTCCCGTCATCCGACTGAAAGATGACTACGGGCCCGGCTGCGGCAAACGTGCCGTGATGTATGGAGCCGCTGGAGTCTGAGGCGGTTCCGTCAAACTTCGTACCGTTCAGGGCGTCATAGAGCCTCTCAAGAGAGAGCTCAAGAATTGCCGCCTGGGCATTATAAACCTGCTGCTGCGAAAGTGCCGTATTCTCTGCCGCGAGCTTTGCTTCTTCGAGCGGTTTACGGTATCGCTGAATCTCAGAGATGTGAAGCCGTGACTCGAAATTGCGTATATACTCGCCGAGCAGATTTGAAAGGTAATTGCCCTCATCGCGGCGGGAGTCGATCTCGTTTTTAAGGTTGCTCAAATCCAGCGTCCTGCTGTCAAGAAGCCTTGTGGCCTGCTGATACTCAAGGCGAACCTCCACCAGCTGAGACTCGAGGTCCCTGAGTTTGCGGCTGAGAGGAATTTTCTCTTGCGCCATCTTTTCACGAAGCAGCGCGAGCTCACTTAGGCTTTCATCAAGCCGGGCCCTGATGGATTCGGATGCGTTTTCAAAACTCGCTTCCCGGGCGTAACCTGATGCACAGGGTAAAACAACCGCCAGAACCGACACTATTATAAACAGGTAATTCTTCATTATAAATTTCCACATATTTCTGAATTATTTAATTTCCATTGGCACCTGAACAAACGAGGCCACTTTTTCGTTATTCAAAATCGCTATTAGTTCGAGCACCTCGACGGCGATATCGTTATCGGGTATCCACTCCCACCTGAGTTCTGAAGCAGTTCCCATACCCGCTACAACGCCATTGGCGCTGGCGTAGTAGCCGTGGCTTATGCCCAGATACAAGGCCGTTACCTCAACTGAGTTACCGTAAGGCATAGTACGAATTTCTGTGCTTAGAGTGATCTC
Proteins encoded:
- a CDS encoding prepilin-type N-terminal cleavage/methylation domain-containing protein, whose product is MKSKTKAFTLIELLVVISIIALLMAIMMPALSKAREQAKKIVCGSKQKQWALALNAYAASNNDEVVGFTDRPYRSNKNTALFWANLLAPYLSDSGSIGDNFYDSSVWLSDVRRCPSARKRPTDQVNTWTGEYDTWFGVHFGLGSKGGSGDTTISAPFFYPEDADKNNLKISTIRGATAMFVLDTWVSYVYSPTYANYKFDFHFADGSSTRIRNSNRSLLSGHPDRPYNEAKPLSHGNGTNVALFDGHVEFAEYSDLWEVTPRGMPVHSFWYMNDAAKAKTRAIYGAPYTPTYKP
- a CDS encoding choice-of-anchor Q domain-containing protein, with amino-acid sequence MKNKFLLTFIMALCFAGVSIAGDFVETFDYASQSEFEMTYWDDFTNSSAGTSLIYDVTGGGLRGLELTSSNANAYCYVGFEKNFDTPVTGDFILEMDMSWGDLTGGIAGLKAIFTTLSEIPTPADQKAFGLGIWGRGIEESKYTISYSLDPTVMPVFAGDMTRSDAIGPSNSSGTLKLIRVADEGSLYWNDELIVTATMTTSAIDVMYIGFTGYCPAYTTGEYGLNDMTFDEITIVEQEIVPGTIDAVVGETNLAEGETTSYSLGLSRAPNSPVDILIETDDNVMIDVGEGYVNSATLNFTGTSYDPVTVNVWAVENDGLEGYDQLSVINHTVDTEDTGYLNAGFTDENLNYQGVSGALAFYVNDTECGAWGFYAADLNQDCDVSMADFAIMASNWLNSTVPFADGAEDLLIICENQNTGQGYHSIQRALDSSSSGDTIVVYEGQYDGPIIIPAHDLTLTHAAGLSAADVVINGPLDNAAILLTHGGTTPQYTCTISGLMITGGYQAILGGSTATAILNGCVIEGITQPGTTAPDIELIEDFVGEINDCYIANNTMVKAGVLRADPGGTVTVRRTLFENNNTGATSRGLIASSLAYVENSIFTGNTCSAMFYYCYEGSSFVNNTMYDNDCYYAVLAGNQTVDFYNNIDFANADRTPIVGSGTFDIATGSNVENNIFDNTLDASLSATNIYHAAADTLFADPANGILTPASGSPAIDAGDAAAAPADDFTGNSRDDNPDIGAVEF
- a CDS encoding PEP-CTERM sorting domain-containing protein, with product MKKTIMLIVLVAATINAAVVYDDFDDGALSSDWVISGVNVDSYTLVESGSEVSLDSLVPVDNTLKWTNLYLSRTFDALTGEFHIDFEQSYRQSHAEDMPYAQLWLYAGGSLRGYAGIADGNPSNWGNPLVYLAGDSPATYAGDAFAMDDYIGSLSWDIDRDAANLITVSLEGAPVLTATDASAIDEVRITFQGRNLSWVWDADDPSMKVDLVNVVPEPASLALLALGAVVIKRKK
- a CDS encoding GntR family transcriptional regulator, which produces MALQIRNSTPLIDSVGKKIRDEILSSGYSVGDKLPSVTELAAQFSVSDKTIQRVLSIMKEDGMLSSHVGKGTFLERLPYETEDEQIGGGTGTIAVLDGQSEVDLTQHTESWTTRIVHGMRIEAAEHGVDLLLVNESLELSSLSSKLMQIKDRVDGVITFPFTDNYTMCNLFRECGIPFTTINRPCANTMDNYVSANYLEGSKMVGMLFAEIKCRKVLFVTTQIAGIFSKELRYKGLLEGLRLSGSDSEVEILILDSAGDLNGYEAVNDVIKSGNVPDGIYCSGDYLAIGAMAALKKHQIPIGVEGGTSVVGSSGFELAAHVEPSLSVVQIPMVEMGKRAIKQMLEIKNSRSKTVPGEIIPTKLILRKSTPASLIETGWLERNIEYKTQINF
- a CDS encoding beta-N-acetylglucosaminidase domain-containing protein encodes the protein MQITCQKTILAVLLAFSSAGLFAANVTTLNGTDFKGADHFRDIVQDRQNVGSVYPVESKRNTLTAEFELEPSADNFFVYINGSYYKNPQKHSVNFCINETSFYKGNTKFSNGKWSWETFTVSSDVLTEKNTIKLENLEEKGLYGDTGCFMVWQCVISEKPLEPEKLQPDPLEQFGFDLEAGQYNLFTQGPKPGFKFRGIKGWNFSVEDYMDIIPFMAENKMNFLMNCYLSVFPRTEKMLTFENCLVPHHNNWWEDISNSEKEGYEKIVQRCRENDIIFCFSMNPNYHSTRAFDYKNEQDFNDLLKHYLWAQSIGVRWFNVSFDDIKTGIDPKGQAQSVSRLLGILRERDSEAQMIFCPTYYRGPYNDKEREYLEALKEHLPEDTYIFWTGAGRNQRITKEEAAEYKEAIGRRLILWDNYPVNNGSNTMHLGPLIGRDPQIAQIADGYISNPMWPQVSLNQLPLITAADFAYNPWQYDARKSIAAAIKKLTNSEKQAQIIRELVNLYQGKIYYNRESGFNSFVYKFNKITEIEHSRTIAKAFIKHSETVLEDAAENLPDDKFKFARQRLSSDLKAIKRTYDRVYGTIE